The following proteins are co-located in the Streptomyces sp. DT2A-34 genome:
- a CDS encoding APC family permease, with product MSISRGRGLQANVLGTFDTVVMAVAGSAPAYSIAATTAVLVGAVGLASPAALLYCAIPMLGIALAFSYLSRIDVNAGASYSWVGRTLHPFLGFISGWSLVVSATIFMVAGSLPAGSMTLALFDEGLAENTALSTVVGAGWFLVMLGVVLGGARLTVRAQLIMSGVELAILALFAVLALFHTDNARSFEWSWLGFGHFDGMSGFAAGALVAAFYFWGWDVTSNLSEETRNSRRTTGLAGLIGVGVVFLLFEVFTIATNVILTSKQIADNDANVLAALGEEIWPGWGGKLLIMAVMLSTIATLETTLIQVTRSLFAMGRDRTMPEALGRVHRRWNTPWVAIAAVGAVALLLFIASNALGSVGDILSDAISAIGLQIAVYYGLTGLAVVVAYRKMLLKSVGNFLFGGLWPLLGAVFMFWVLVESLGELSSAAVTIGLGGLAVGLVPMLWYWRKGSEYYRPVKLDASRTVETDYVPDDRVPAGSHAYEGLSTDF from the coding sequence ATGAGCATCAGCAGGGGCCGAGGGCTCCAGGCCAATGTCCTCGGTACGTTCGACACGGTGGTGATGGCGGTCGCGGGCAGTGCCCCGGCGTACTCGATCGCCGCGACCACGGCGGTCCTGGTCGGCGCGGTGGGTCTGGCGAGTCCGGCCGCGCTGCTGTACTGCGCGATTCCCATGCTGGGCATCGCTCTGGCGTTCAGCTATCTCAGCCGCATCGACGTGAACGCGGGTGCCAGCTACTCCTGGGTGGGCCGCACGCTCCACCCCTTCCTCGGGTTCATCAGCGGCTGGTCACTGGTCGTCTCGGCGACCATCTTCATGGTCGCCGGCTCGCTCCCCGCGGGATCGATGACGCTGGCCCTGTTCGACGAGGGGCTCGCCGAGAACACCGCACTGTCCACGGTGGTCGGCGCCGGCTGGTTCCTGGTCATGCTGGGCGTGGTGCTCGGCGGCGCCCGGCTCACGGTCCGTGCTCAGCTCATCATGTCCGGCGTCGAACTCGCCATCCTGGCCCTGTTCGCCGTACTCGCCCTGTTCCACACGGACAACGCCCGTTCCTTCGAGTGGTCCTGGCTCGGCTTCGGCCACTTCGACGGGATGTCGGGCTTCGCGGCGGGTGCCCTGGTCGCCGCGTTCTACTTCTGGGGCTGGGACGTCACCAGCAACCTCAGTGAGGAGACCCGCAACAGCCGCCGCACGACGGGCCTCGCCGGCCTCATCGGGGTGGGCGTCGTCTTCCTGCTGTTCGAGGTGTTCACCATCGCCACCAACGTCATCCTCACGTCCAAGCAAATCGCCGACAACGATGCCAACGTGCTGGCCGCGCTCGGCGAGGAGATCTGGCCGGGCTGGGGCGGCAAGCTGCTCATCATGGCCGTGATGCTGTCCACCATCGCCACCCTGGAGACCACCCTCATCCAGGTCACGCGCTCGCTGTTCGCGATGGGCCGCGACCGAACGATGCCAGAGGCACTCGGCCGGGTCCACCGCCGGTGGAACACCCCCTGGGTGGCCATCGCCGCGGTGGGTGCGGTGGCGCTGCTGCTGTTCATCGCGTCCAACGCTCTGGGTTCGGTGGGCGACATCCTCTCCGACGCCATCTCGGCGATCGGCCTGCAGATCGCCGTCTACTACGGGCTGACCGGCCTCGCGGTGGTCGTCGCCTACCGCAAGATGCTGCTGAAGTCCGTGGGCAACTTCCTCTTCGGCGGGCTTTGGCCGCTGCTCGGCGCGGTGTTCATGTTCTGGGTGCTCGTCGAGTCCCTCGGCGAGCTGAGCAGCGCGGCGGTCACGATCGGACTCGGGGGTCTGGCCGTCGGCCTGGTGCCCATGCTCTGGTACTGGCGCAAGGGCAGCGAGTACTACCGGCCGGTGAAGCTGGACGCTTCCCGCACCGTCGAGACGGACTACGTCCCCGACGACCGGGTGCCCG